One window of the Notolabrus celidotus isolate fNotCel1 chromosome 23, fNotCel1.pri, whole genome shotgun sequence genome contains the following:
- the agfg2 gene encoding arf-GAP domain and FG repeat-containing protein 2 isoform X4, with protein sequence MTTFSQQEVEFLQNHGNEVGRRTWLCVFDPKTDGCSDMKDSQKFKEFLQDKYEKKKWHFSKSKNRRDVEGPWSPGVQAVPPSHGPLGNQPPPHNMPPNARSARPLSQSQMPSWDRAPAISPADMRTDVFTARPSRSQSFRDPPLKDPTLCGIERQRPGSLTSGLGAQSHTPSFPALPRPSASSSFKNHFTLGRTVSASGSTGPFRAFPKSLSVDFGGLSHPQTQSLPQSLSQQQTQTQQQPGGVGQTTQLGGSHPGDRYAAVSHLDSVFSEPPVVAAPPAGPPQYSTLFGNRLSSSSTPASSPGVDTVSSSQTFANFPNPFSSSSGSASQQPPALSPSNPFSNASGGDSSAFVTSPTSVFPPSAPFPAPTSQNAFPHESAVNQEANGFASFPAPDSQPKVPRPMSVNPFTGNVYPSRGTSRNPFI encoded by the exons ATGACAACCTTCTCCCAACAGGAAGTTGAATTCCTTCAAAATCATGGCAACGAG gtcGGGCGAAGGACATGGCTGTGCGTGTTTGACCCAAAGACGGACGGCTGCTCCGACATGAAGGATTCTCAAAAGTTCAAAGAGTTCCTTCAGGACAAATATGAGAAGAAAAAGTG gcatttttcaaaaagtaaaAACCGGAGGGATGTTGAGGGTCCTTGGAGCCCAGGGGTCCAGGCTGTACCTCCTTCACATGGTCCCTTAGGAAACCAGCCCCCCCCTCATAATATGCCCCCCAACGCCAGGTCTGCAAGACCACTG TCTCAGTCCCAGATGCCATCGTGGGACCGCGCTCCTGCAATTTCACCCGCCGACATGCGGACGGACGTGTTCACGGCTCGGCCGTCACGCTCTCAAAGCTTCAGAGACCCCCCGCTGAAAG ATCCCACCCTGTGTGGGATAGAAAGACAGCGGCCAGGCTCTCTTACGTCGGGCTTAGGAGCTCAAAGCCACACACCCTCCTTTCCTGCTCTCCCAAGGCCCTCAG CCAGTAGCTCTTTCAAAAACCACTTCACTTTAG GTCGTACAGTATCTGCCTCAGGGTCCACGGGGCCCTTCAGGGCTTTCCCCAAGTCTCTCAGTGTCGACTTCGGAGGTCTGAGCCACCCTCAGACGCAGTCCCTGCCTCAGTCTCTGTCCCAGCAGCAGACGCAGACGCAGCAGCAGCCTGGGGGTGTCGGCCAGACGACGCAGCTCGGCGGCTCCCACCCGGGGGACAGATACGCTGCAGTGTCACATCTGGACAGCGTCTTCTCCGAGCCACCAGTAGTCGCAG ctccccctgctggccctCCGCAGTACAGCACCCTCTTCGGAAACAgactctcctccagctccaccCCTGCCAG CTCCCCTGGTGTCGATACGGTCTCCAGCTCCCAAACCTTTGCGA ATTTCCCAAACCCATTCAGCTCCAGCTCAGGCTCGGCCTCCCAGCAGCCCCCTGCCCTCTCCCCCAGTAACCCTTTCAGCAACGCCTCAGGAG GTGACTCCAGTGCGTTTGTCACATCGCCcacctctgtgtttcctccgtCCGCCCCCTTCCCGGCTCCAACCTCCCAGAATGCATTTCCTCATGAGTCAGCTGTCAACCAGGAAGCCAAtg gtttTGCCTCCTTTCCTGCGCCCGACTCCCAGCCCAAAGTCCCTCGACCAATGTCGGTGAACCCGTTTACG GGGAATGTTTACCCCAGCCGAGGGACGTCGCGAAACCCTTTCATCtga